One part of the Mya arenaria isolate MELC-2E11 chromosome 3, ASM2691426v1 genome encodes these proteins:
- the LOC128227622 gene encoding sequestosome-1-like translates to MSLTVKAFLKNEGKWDGEIRRFQIPADVSSSFDFLARKLCEIFPSLRPGNFSLYWTDGEGDHVSFSTDEELLEALGFVSDSVFKVYIDRKDGPVHENEQMGQDRDAPVHRGVVCDGCQIGPIVGPRYKCMTCPDYDLCRGCEGAGLHVEHDMIKITEPASFPGFPEFPCGGPMGPMGPGPNGGFAPPPYFRRWMQRFMKRWHNRHAPGFEGGATDQDEKADEKMEDTPEGQKQDSEESSGEEFLRNIGESVAKMLDPFGIDVDVEVAKDEPQGEKNAEEGEDGSPCRGKKGKRGAGGRCGGGRGGGRGGCGKRGPPHGGPGPWGMWGWGTMPGGPGGCPFGPGGPEMRPGCGKPRHCNKKQDKPAEATTTQAAPNTHQTPPASEKPVNLMDFVVDSEKTPAPQRPKSPVRMDGENGTHQHDDQTWTILNPENGQPKPQREQPPQSGSQGAPSAPPTGPQESIYPPADPKIAEALIQMTNMGFSNEGGWLTRLLEAKNGDIIQVLDAIRPQQRPR, encoded by the exons ATGTCTTTGACGGTCAAGGCGTTTCTGAAAAATGAGGGGAAATGGGACGGGGAGATCCGACGATTCCAGATTCCTGCCGATGTGTCGTCCAGCTTCGACTTCTTGGCGAGGAAACTATGTGAGATCTTCCCCTCACTGAGGCCCGGCAACTTCTCCCTCTACTGGACAG ATGGTGAGGGCGACCACGTGTCATTCTCCACGGACGAGGAGCTGCTGGAGGCCCTTGGTTTCGTCTCCGACTCCGTCTTCAAGGTCTACATTGACCGCAAAG ACGGACCGGTTCACGAAAATGAGCAGATGGGACAGGATAGGGATGCGCCGGTCCATCGGGGCGTGGTCTGTGACGGCTGTCAGATTGGGCCAATCGTGGGGCCGCGCTACAAGTGCATGACCTGCCCCGACTACGACCTCTGTCGAGGCTGCGAGGGAGCCGGACTACATGTGGAGCACGACATGATCAAGATCACCGAGCCCGCGTCCTTTCCCGGTTTCCCGGAATTCCCGTGCGGGGGACCCATGGGACCGATGGGGCCAGGACCCAACGGAGGATTTGCGCCACCCCCGTACTTCCGCCGCTGGATGCAGCGATTCATGAAGAGGTGGCATAACCGCCACGCTCCCGGCTTCGAGGGAGGCGCTACCGACCAGGATGAAAAAGCCGATGAGAAAATGGAGGATACCCCGGAAGGACAGAAGCAGGACTCCGAGGAATCCAGCGGCGAGGAGTTCCTTCGGAATATCGGAGAATCCGTTGCTAAGATGCTTGATCCTTTCG GCATCGATGTTGATGTCGAGGTGGCAAAAGATGAGCCACAGGGCGAAAAGAACGCCGAGGAAGGGGAGGATGGGTCCCCATGCCGCGGAAAGAAAGGGAAACGTGGTGCAGGTGGACGATGCGGAGGCGGACGAGGCGGTGGCCGTGGGGGATGCGGCAAGCGTGGACCTCCTCATGGCGGCCCAGGACCATGGGGTATGTGGGGATGGGGTACCATGCCCGGCGGGCCCGGTGGATGTCCGTTTGGGCCTGGAGGCCCAGAAATGAGGCCCGGTTGTGGCAAGCCTCGCCATTGCAATAAGAAGCAAGATAAGCCGGCGGAAGCTACGACCACTCAGGCCGCACCAAATACACATCAGACTCCACCGGCCTCCGAGAAGCCAGTGAACCTCATGGATTTCGTGGTTGACAGCGAGAAGACACCTGCACCTCAAAGACCAAAATCCCCCGTTCGCATGGACGGCGAGAACGGCACACACCAGCATGACGACCAGACCTGGACCATTCTGAACCCAGAGAACGGGCAACCTAAGCCGCAGAGAGAGCAGCCTCCACAAAGCGGAAGTCAGGGTGCCCCTTCTGCTCCACCCACCGGTCCTCAAGAATCCATCTACCCTCCAGCAG ACCCAAAAATCGCCGAGGCCCTGATACAGATGACAAACATGGGGTTCAGCAACGAGGGCGGCTGGCTGACGCGCCTCCTCGAGGCCAAGAATGGGGACATCATCCAGGTCCTTGACGCCATTAGGCCCCAGCAACGTCCCCGATAG